One part of the Paroedura picta isolate Pp20150507F chromosome 5, Ppicta_v3.0, whole genome shotgun sequence genome encodes these proteins:
- the AMIGO2 gene encoding amphoterin-induced protein 2, whose protein sequence is MSSVWCTISAVGRVLKVNCKNLVCLLVFTITVRHSASGMCPTSCICASDIVSCTGKNLSRVPSTLFKHIKRLDLSHNRIGILDHDWMPVLLEKLNTLIVSHNSISSISTGSFSVTPNIKYLDLSSNNLRSLGSPVFQELRVLEVLLLYNNYIAQIDSAAFGGIHKLQKLYLSYNSLTKFPIELYIGKYKLSELVLLDISYNRIRTIPVHYINLVPARHLSGIYLHGNPFYCDCTLYSLLSFWYLRHFSSIEDFKSEYTCMLQSNSRGSNTLPLLHDNYLNCSESTINGSFHAFGFIHEAQVGERLIVHCDTKISDAGTYFIWVSPDNQFLEPDKTTEHFRVFHNGSLEIDEAQYEDAGLYTCIAINKRRLLNETIEVRINVSNFTVDRSHSHETFNTAFTTLAACVASIILVLLYLYLTPCPCRCKAKRKKRKLNQSNAHPSILTSSTPHELPSDEKKVSSGKRVVFLEPVKEPKPGQNGKVRMFPNDNIIAESILKNPRSKSDSDSVNSVFSDTPFMPSS, encoded by the coding sequence ATGTCTTCAGTGTGGTGTACCATTTCAGCTGTAGGCAGAGTTCTTAAGGTGAACTGCAAGAACTTGGTATGCCTCTTGGTCTTCACTATAACTGTACGTCACAGTGCCTCTGGAATGTGCCCTACATCTTGTATCTGTGCCAGTGACATTGTGAGCTGCACTGGGAAGAATCTTTCTAGGGTACCATCAACGCTCTTCAAACATATAAAAAGGCTGGATCTCAGTCACAACCGAATTGGCATTTTGGATCATGATTGGATGCCTGTACTACTAGAGAAACTAAACACCCTTATTGTCAGTCATAACAGCATTAGTAGTATTTCCACTGGAAGTTTTTCTGTAACTCCAAATATCAAATACTTAGACTTGTCCTCCAACAACCTGAGATCACTGGGGAGCCCCGTCTTTCAGGAACTGAGAGTGCTGGAAGTTCTCCTGCTTTACAATAATTACATTGCACAGATTGATTCTGCAGCCTTTGGAGGAATACACAAACTGCAAAAGCTGTATTTGAGTTACAATTCTCTCACCAAGTTCCCAATAGAATTGTATATTGGGAAATATAAACTTTCAGAACTTGTACTGCTAGACATTTCTTATAATCGTATTCGTACAATACCTGTTCATTACATAAATTTAGTGCCAGCCAGACATCTTAGTGGAATTTACCTTCATGGGAATCCATTCTACTGTGACTGTACTCTTTATTCCCTGCTAAGCTTTTGGTATCTTAGACACTTCAGTTCCATAGAAGACTTCAAGTCAGAGTACACTTGCATGTTGCAATCAAATTCCAGGGGCTCTAACACTTTGCCTTTATTGCATGACAACTATTTGAATTGCTCCGAAAGTACCATCAATGGTTCTTTTCATGCATTTGGATTTATTCATGAAGCCCAAGTTGGCGAGAGGCTGATTGTACACTGTGACACTAAAATCAGTGATGCAGGCACATACTTCATTTGGGTTAGCCCGGACAATCAATTTCTGGAGCCAGACAAGACAACTGAACACTTCAGAGTATTTCACAATGGGAGTTTGGAAATAGATGAAGCCCAGTATGAGGATGCAGGGCTTTATACCTGCATTGCAATAAACAAGAGAAGGTTATTGAATGAAACGATAGAGGTGAGGATAAATGTCAGCAATTTCACAGTGGATAGGTCTCACTCTCATGAAACATTCAATACCGCTTTCACCACCCTTGCGGCATGTGTTGCCAGTATTATCTTGGTTCTTCTGTATCTCTACCTGACTCCATGCCCTTGTCGGTGTAAGgcgaaaagaaagaaaaggaagttgaACCAAAGTAACGCCCACCCCTCAATACTGACCTCCAGTACTCCCCATGAACTTCCTTCTGATGAAAAGAAAGTCAGCAGCGGTAAAAGGGTGGTGTTCCTTGAGCCTGTGAAGGAGCCAAAGCCAGGACAGAATGGGAAAGTAAGGATGTTCCCCAATGACAATATCATTGCAGAAAGTATCTTAAAAAATCCTCGATCAAAGTCGGACTCAGATTCTGTGAACTCCGTGTTCTCGGACACACCATTTATGCCATCCTCTTAG